A window of the Bacteroides thetaiotaomicron VPI-5482 genome harbors these coding sequences:
- a CDS encoding tetratricopeptide repeat protein, with amino-acid sequence MKKLIFLFAFCLTVTNIFAQTDPSQLKKEGSDAFNAKNYPVAYAKFSEYLKQTNNQDSAIAYYCGMAADEVKKYAEAVTFFDIAIQKKFNIGNAYARKALALDAMKKTDEYVATLEEGLKVDPDNKTMIKNYGLHYLKAGIAAQKAGKVEEAEECFKKVIPLDHKTYKTNALYSLGVLCYNDGANILKKAAPLANSDADKYAAEKEKADGRFKEAIGYLEEATKVSPEDTKSKTMLSQVQAAMK; translated from the coding sequence ATGAAGAAATTGATTTTTTTATTTGCATTTTGCCTTACTGTGACTAACATTTTCGCTCAAACTGACCCTAGCCAATTGAAAAAAGAAGGAAGCGACGCTTTTAATGCCAAGAACTATCCCGTAGCTTATGCTAAATTCAGTGAGTATCTGAAACAAACGAATAACCAGGATTCTGCAATCGCTTATTACTGTGGTATGGCTGCAGATGAAGTGAAAAAGTATGCAGAAGCTGTGACTTTCTTTGATATTGCTATTCAAAAGAAATTCAATATAGGTAATGCTTATGCCCGTAAAGCGCTGGCACTGGATGCTATGAAGAAGACTGACGAGTATGTTGCTACCTTGGAAGAAGGTCTGAAAGTAGACCCGGACAATAAAACAATGATTAAGAACTATGGTCTCCACTACCTGAAAGCAGGTATCGCTGCGCAGAAAGCCGGAAAAGTGGAAGAAGCAGAAGAATGCTTTAAGAAAGTGATTCCTTTGGATCATAAAACATATAAAACCAATGCTTTGTATAGCCTGGGCGTTTTATGCTATAACGACGGTGCGAATATCCTGAAAAAGGCTGCTCCTCTGGCAAACTCTGATGCAGACAAATATGCTGCAGAAAAGGAAAAGGCAGATGGCAGATTTAAAGAAGCTATAGGTTACTTGGAAGAAGCTACCAAAGTTTCTCCGGAAGATACAAAGTCTAAAACTATGCTTTCTCAAGTGCAGGCAGCTATGAAGTAA
- a CDS encoding aminodeoxychorismate synthase component I, translating to MQLYTREETIRKINHLGQSCRPFIFIINYLQDASYIEEVASVDPSEVVYNLNGFTNQSSSKDVLSCFEEPVHWNSYPESFDSYRRSFDIVQRNIFAGNSFLTNLTCRTPIETNLSLKDIFFRSKAMYKLWVRDQFTVFSPEIFVRIQQGKISSYPMKGTLDASLPSAVRQLMDDPKEAAEHATIVDLIRNDLSIVADRVSVSRYRYIDKLQTNRGTILQTSSEIQGTLPDNYRENLGHILFKLLPAGSITGAPKKKTMQIISEAETYERGFYTGVMGYFDGSSLDSAVMIRFVEQEGDRMYFKSGGGITCRSEVESEYHEMKQKVYVPIY from the coding sequence ATGCAATTATATACAAGAGAAGAAACGATTCGGAAAATAAACCATTTAGGGCAATCCTGTCGGCCTTTTATTTTTATTATTAATTATTTGCAGGATGCATCTTATATTGAAGAAGTTGCCTCTGTTGACCCTTCTGAAGTAGTATATAACCTGAATGGGTTTACCAACCAATCTTCATCGAAGGATGTGCTTTCTTGTTTTGAAGAACCTGTCCACTGGAATTCTTATCCCGAATCTTTCGATAGTTACCGTCGGTCATTTGATATCGTTCAACGGAATATATTTGCCGGAAACAGCTTTCTGACCAATCTGACATGCCGCACGCCGATAGAGACGAACCTTAGTCTGAAAGATATTTTCTTCCGTTCAAAAGCAATGTATAAATTGTGGGTCAGGGATCAGTTCACAGTTTTCTCTCCCGAGATATTTGTCAGAATCCAACAGGGAAAAATCAGTTCTTATCCGATGAAAGGTACTCTTGATGCATCATTGCCTTCGGCTGTCCGGCAGCTGATGGATGATCCGAAAGAGGCTGCCGAACATGCTACTATCGTAGATTTGATCCGCAATGATTTAAGCATAGTGGCCGATCGGGTATCTGTGTCCCGATACAGGTATATTGATAAGTTGCAGACGAATCGCGGAACTATTCTTCAGACGAGTTCTGAAATACAGGGAACCTTGCCGGATAATTATCGGGAAAATCTGGGACACATTCTTTTCAAACTCTTGCCTGCCGGTTCTATCACCGGTGCTCCCAAGAAAAAGACGATGCAGATTATCAGTGAAGCCGAGACGTATGAGAGAGGATTCTATACGGGTGTGATGGGGTATTTCGACGGAAGTAGCCTTGATAGTGCCGTTATGATACGTTTTGTGGAGCAGGAAGGCGACAGAATGTATTTTAAGAGCGGAGGCGGAATAACCTGCCGTAGTGAAGTGGAAAGTGAATATCATGAAATGAAACAAAAAGTATATGTGCCAATTTATTGA
- a CDS encoding aminotransferase class IV family protein, whose product MCQFIETIRIEDGQVYNLSYHTARMNRTRAAFWKEAAPIDLSGFISPPSLSGIWKCRIVYDKEIEEVGYTPYQMRMVSSLRPVASDTIDYSYKSTNREELNDLFARRGKADDILIVKDGYLTDTSIANIALYDGHTWYTPAHPLLQGTKRAELLDNRFIVEKDIRQAQLGDYSHIMLFNAMIDWKRLIIPVNEKYFIL is encoded by the coding sequence ATGTGCCAATTTATTGAAACGATTCGCATAGAAGACGGACAGGTTTATAATCTGTCGTATCACACAGCGCGCATGAACCGGACTCGTGCCGCCTTTTGGAAAGAAGCGGCTCCCATTGATTTGTCCGGCTTTATATCTCCTCCGTCTCTGTCCGGTATCTGGAAGTGCCGGATTGTGTACGATAAGGAAATCGAAGAGGTCGGATACACTCCTTATCAAATGAGAATGGTTTCTTCCTTGCGTCCGGTTGCTTCGGACACTATTGATTATAGTTACAAGAGTACCAATCGGGAAGAATTGAATGATCTGTTTGCCCGGAGAGGGAAGGCAGACGATATTCTGATAGTGAAAGACGGATATCTGACTGATACCTCCATTGCCAACATAGCGCTGTATGACGGACATACATGGTATACTCCGGCTCATCCCTTGCTTCAGGGGACGAAGCGTGCGGAACTGTTGGATAATCGGTTCATAGTGGAGAAAGATATCCGGCAGGCGCAATTGGGCGATTACTCCCATATCATGTTGTTCAATGCGATGATAGACTGGAAACGGCTCATCATACCTGTCAATGAAAAATATTTTATTCTATAA
- a CDS encoding DUF2461 domain-containing protein, which produces MMKMNIPVIFQFLKDLSANNNREWFNEHRSEYEVARAEFDNFLATVIARISLFDETIRGIQPKDCTYRIYRDTRFSADKTPYKIHFGGYINAKGKKSDHCGYYVHLQPDGSMLAGGSLCLPPNVLKAVRQAIYDNVEEYISIVEDPEFKKYFPVVGEDFMKTAPKGFPKDFKYIDYLKCRQFVCSYLVPDDFFTRADMMEQIEKAFRQFKRFADFINYTIDDFE; this is translated from the coding sequence ATGATGAAGATGAACATACCCGTTATCTTTCAGTTTTTAAAAGATCTTTCTGCGAATAATAATCGTGAGTGGTTTAATGAGCACCGGTCAGAATATGAAGTAGCCCGTGCCGAGTTTGATAACTTTCTGGCAACAGTAATCGCCCGCATTTCTTTGTTCGATGAAACAATCCGGGGAATCCAGCCCAAAGATTGTACCTATCGTATTTATCGGGATACCCGCTTCTCTGCGGATAAGACACCCTATAAGATACATTTTGGCGGTTATATCAATGCCAAAGGCAAGAAGTCCGATCATTGCGGATACTATGTGCATCTGCAGCCTGACGGAAGTATGCTTGCCGGAGGAAGCTTGTGTTTGCCTCCCAATGTACTGAAAGCTGTCCGCCAAGCCATTTATGACAATGTGGAAGAGTATATCTCCATTGTAGAAGACCCCGAATTCAAAAAATATTTTCCTGTAGTGGGAGAGGACTTCATGAAAACAGCTCCCAAGGGATTCCCGAAAGATTTTAAATATATTGATTATCTGAAGTGCAGACAGTTTGTCTGTTCTTATCTTGTTCCCGATGATTTTTTCACTCGGGCAGACATGATGGAGCAGATAGAGAAAGCATTCCGACAGTTCAAGAGATTTGCCGATTTCATCAATTACACAATTGATGATTTTGAATAA
- a CDS encoding YhcH/YjgK/YiaL family protein, which produces MVVDTLENLEKYASLNPLFAQAIEFLKSHDLQAMEIGKTELKGKDLLVNIAQTKPKTKEEAKLETHNEFIDIQIPLSGTEVMGYTAAKDCVPADAPYNVEKDITFFEGLAETYVAVKPGMFAIFFPQDGHAPGITPDGVKKVIVKVKA; this is translated from the coding sequence ATGGTAGTAGATACTTTAGAAAATCTGGAAAAATACGCGTCTTTGAATCCTTTGTTTGCACAAGCTATTGAGTTCTTGAAATCTCATGACCTCCAAGCCATGGAAATAGGCAAGACTGAACTGAAAGGAAAAGATCTGCTAGTGAATATCGCACAGACAAAGCCTAAGACTAAGGAAGAGGCGAAATTGGAAACGCATAATGAATTTATTGATATTCAGATCCCATTGTCGGGAACAGAAGTGATGGGGTATACTGCTGCCAAAGATTGTGTGCCTGCCGACGCTCCTTATAATGTCGAAAAAGATATTACTTTCTTCGAAGGACTGGCAGAGACATATGTAGCTGTGAAACCGGGAATGTTTGCCATCTTCTTCCCGCAAGACGGACATGCTCCCGGCATTACTCCTGATGGAGTGAAGAAAGTGATCGTAAAAGTAAAAGCATAA
- a CDS encoding alpha amylase C-terminal domain-containing protein translates to MKETLNIIKNDPWLEPFADAITGRHQYALNKEAELTNKGKQTLSDFASGYLYFGLHRTPKGWTFREWAPNATHIYMVGTFNNWEEKAAYKLKKLKNGNWEINLPADAIHHGDLYKLNVYWDGGQGERIPAWATRVVQDEQTKIFSAQVWAPEKPYKFKKKTFKPTTNPLLIYECHIGMAQQEEKVGTYNEFREKTLPRIAQEGYNCIQIMAIQEHPYYGSFGYHVSSFFAASSRFGTPDELKALIDAAHEMGIAVIMDIVHSHAVKNEVEGLGNFAGDPNQYFYPAPRREHPAWDSLCFDYGKNEVIHFLLSNCKYWLEEYKFDGFRFDGVTSMLYYSHGLGEAFCNYGDYFNGHQDGNAICYLTLANELIHQVNPKAISIAEEVSGMPGLAAKVEDGGYGFDYRMAMNIPDYWIKTIKEKIDEDWKPSSMFWEVTNRRQDEKTISYAESHDQALVGDKTIIFRLIDADMYWHMQKGDENYVVNRGIALHKMIRLLTSSTINGGYLNFMGNEFGHPEWIDFPREGNGWSCKYARRQWDLVDNKNLAYHYMGDFDAEMLKVIKSVKDFQATPVQEIWHNDGDQVLAYGRKDLIFVFNFNPKQSFVDYGFLVSPGAYEVILNTDNVAFGGNGLADDSVVHFTIADPLYKKEKKEWLKLYIPARTAVVLRKKK, encoded by the coding sequence ATGAAAGAGACACTCAACATTATCAAAAACGATCCCTGGCTGGAACCTTTCGCAGATGCCATTACCGGTCGTCACCAGTATGCACTGAACAAGGAAGCCGAGTTGACCAATAAAGGAAAACAAACTCTTTCGGACTTTGCATCAGGCTATCTTTATTTTGGTCTGCACCGTACTCCCAAAGGATGGACGTTCCGCGAATGGGCACCGAATGCTACTCATATTTATATGGTAGGTACATTCAACAACTGGGAAGAGAAAGCTGCTTATAAGCTGAAAAAACTGAAAAACGGTAATTGGGAAATCAATCTTCCGGCAGATGCCATTCATCACGGAGACTTATATAAGTTGAATGTGTATTGGGATGGCGGACAAGGTGAACGCATTCCTGCATGGGCTACACGTGTGGTGCAGGACGAGCAGACCAAGATATTCAGCGCACAAGTCTGGGCACCGGAAAAGCCATATAAATTCAAGAAAAAGACATTTAAGCCTACTACGAATCCTTTGTTGATCTATGAATGTCATATTGGAATGGCACAACAGGAGGAAAAAGTAGGCACATACAATGAATTCCGCGAAAAAACACTTCCACGCATAGCACAGGAAGGCTATAACTGTATTCAGATTATGGCCATTCAGGAGCATCCTTATTATGGTAGTTTTGGCTATCATGTATCCAGTTTCTTTGCTGCTTCCTCCCGCTTTGGTACGCCTGACGAACTGAAAGCGCTGATTGATGCTGCTCATGAGATGGGGATTGCCGTTATTATGGATATTGTCCATTCTCATGCGGTGAAAAACGAAGTGGAAGGTTTGGGCAACTTTGCCGGTGATCCGAACCAGTATTTCTATCCGGCTCCTCGTCGTGAGCATCCGGCATGGGATTCACTATGCTTTGATTATGGTAAAAATGAAGTGATCCATTTCTTATTGTCCAACTGTAAATACTGGCTGGAAGAATATAAGTTTGACGGATTCCGTTTTGACGGTGTGACGTCTATGTTGTATTATAGCCACGGGTTGGGAGAAGCATTCTGTAATTATGGAGATTACTTCAATGGTCATCAGGACGGCAATGCCATTTGCTACCTGACATTGGCGAATGAGTTGATTCATCAGGTCAATCCGAAGGCTATCTCTATTGCTGAAGAAGTTTCCGGTATGCCGGGACTTGCCGCCAAAGTAGAAGATGGCGGTTACGGATTTGATTACCGTATGGCTATGAACATCCCTGATTACTGGATCAAGACTATCAAGGAAAAGATTGATGAGGACTGGAAACCTTCCAGTATGTTCTGGGAAGTAACCAACCGTCGTCAGGATGAAAAGACGATCTCTTATGCGGAAAGTCATGATCAGGCATTGGTAGGAGACAAGACTATTATTTTCCGTCTGATTGATGCCGATATGTATTGGCATATGCAGAAAGGCGATGAGAATTATGTAGTCAATCGCGGAATCGCTTTACATAAGATGATCCGCTTGCTGACATCTTCGACGATCAATGGCGGTTATCTGAACTTTATGGGTAATGAGTTCGGGCATCCCGAATGGATCGATTTTCCGCGTGAAGGTAATGGATGGTCTTGTAAGTATGCCCGTCGTCAGTGGGATCTGGTAGATAACAAGAATCTGGCTTATCACTACATGGGGGACTTTGATGCTGAGATGCTGAAAGTGATCAAGAGTGTGAAAGATTTCCAGGCGACTCCGGTCCAGGAGATCTGGCATAATGATGGTGATCAGGTATTGGCTTATGGACGTAAGGATCTGATATTTGTATTTAACTTCAATCCGAAACAGTCTTTTGTAGATTATGGTTTCCTCGTTAGTCCGGGAGCTTATGAAGTAATCTTGAATACGGATAATGTTGCATTTGGCGGAAATGGTCTTGCAGATGATTCAGTAGTTCATTTCACGATTGCCGATCCGTTGTATAAGAAGGAAAAGAAAGAGTGGCTGAAACTCTATATTCCTGCACGTACAGCTGTTGTTTTGAGAAAGAAGAAATAA
- a CDS encoding PepSY-like domain-containing protein gives MKKISFLAVILLLSVSAFAILPPGNIQAAFKKMYPKANGIAWSQDDGYYCANFVMNGFTKNVWFNTQAQWQMTQTDLVSLDRVTPTVYNAFVSGPYASWVVNDVTMVEFPKWQAIIVIKVGQDNVDIKYQLFYSPQGMLLKTRNVSYMYDILGPGTFL, from the coding sequence ATGAAGAAAATTAGTTTTTTGGCAGTCATATTATTATTGTCTGTATCTGCCTTCGCAATCTTACCTCCCGGCAATATACAGGCTGCCTTCAAAAAGATGTACCCCAAAGCCAACGGTATAGCATGGTCGCAGGATGATGGCTATTATTGCGCTAACTTTGTTATGAATGGATTCACTAAAAACGTCTGGTTCAATACGCAGGCTCAATGGCAAATGACACAGACGGACCTTGTCAGTCTCGACCGGGTGACACCTACCGTATACAATGCCTTTGTATCCGGTCCTTATGCCAGTTGGGTAGTAAATGATGTAACCATGGTGGAGTTTCCTAAATGGCAGGCAATCATCGTCATTAAGGTAGGACAAGATAATGTAGATATCAAATACCAGCTCTTTTATTCCCCGCAAGGAATGTTGCTAAAAACCCGCAATGTCAGTTATATGTACGACATTCTCGGTCCGGGAACATTCTTATAA
- a CDS encoding alpha-amylase family protein: MNNENKMIIYQVFTRLFGNNNNHCVYNGDITANGCGKMADFTLKALGEIRKLGATHIWYTGIIEHATETDYRRFNIRPDHPAIVKGKAGSPYAIKDYYDVDPDLATDVPERMKEFENLVHRTHRSGLKVIIDFVPNHVARQYHSDAQPDGTTELGANDDPNYAFSPYNNFYYIPQSELRAQFDMKEGAAEPYHEYPAKATGNNRFDATPNINDWYETIKLNYGVDYLNGGTCHFSPTPDTWIKMLDILLFWASKGIDGFRCDMAEMVPVEFWEWAIPQVKEAHPEILFIAEVYNPNEYRNYLFRGKFDYLYDKVGLYDTLRNVACGYESAASITHCWQSLNGIEKQMLNFLENHDEQRIASDFFAGDPRKGIPALIVSACMNTNPMMIYFGQEFGELGMDSEGFSGRDGRTTIFDYWSVDTIRRWRNGGKFDGKMLTEEHKRLYSIYQRVLTLCNEETSIAKGVFFDLMYANKNGWRFDEHKQYTFMRKYKNELLFIIVNFDSQLVDVAINVPSHAFDFLQIPQMEKYQATDLLTGAKEEICLLPYKATEVSVGAYNGKILKITF; the protein is encoded by the coding sequence ATGAACAACGAAAATAAAATGATTATCTATCAGGTGTTTACACGCCTGTTCGGAAACAATAACAACCATTGTGTCTATAATGGAGACATTACCGCCAACGGATGTGGTAAAATGGCCGACTTCACCCTCAAGGCACTTGGAGAAATCAGGAAACTGGGTGCTACCCATATCTGGTATACAGGCATTATCGAGCATGCAACGGAGACGGATTACCGTCGCTTCAACATACGTCCCGACCACCCCGCCATCGTGAAAGGCAAAGCGGGCTCTCCCTACGCCATCAAGGATTATTATGATGTAGATCCGGACTTGGCAACCGATGTGCCGGAACGAATGAAGGAGTTCGAGAATCTGGTACATCGCACTCACCGTTCCGGACTGAAAGTTATTATAGATTTTGTCCCCAACCATGTAGCACGCCAGTATCACTCGGATGCACAACCGGACGGCACTACCGAACTGGGAGCAAACGATGACCCGAACTACGCTTTCAGCCCGTACAATAATTTCTACTATATACCGCAGTCCGAGTTGCGTGCCCAGTTCGATATGAAAGAAGGCGCAGCAGAGCCTTACCATGAATATCCGGCCAAAGCGACAGGTAACAACCGTTTTGACGCTACACCGAACATCAACGACTGGTACGAAACCATCAAGCTGAACTATGGAGTGGATTATCTGAATGGCGGCACTTGCCATTTCTCCCCGACTCCGGATACCTGGATAAAGATGCTGGACATTCTTTTATTCTGGGCCTCAAAAGGTATCGACGGTTTCCGCTGCGATATGGCGGAAATGGTTCCTGTAGAATTTTGGGAATGGGCTATTCCACAAGTAAAGGAAGCACATCCGGAAATCCTTTTCATTGCCGAGGTCTATAATCCCAACGAATACCGCAATTATCTCTTCCGTGGGAAATTTGACTATCTATATGATAAGGTCGGTTTATACGATACACTCCGCAATGTAGCTTGCGGCTACGAATCCGCTGCATCCATCACCCACTGCTGGCAAAGTCTGAACGGAATAGAAAAGCAAATGCTGAACTTCCTGGAAAACCATGACGAACAGCGCATCGCTTCCGATTTCTTTGCAGGAGATCCACGTAAAGGAATCCCTGCTCTGATCGTTTCTGCTTGTATGAACACCAATCCTATGATGATTTATTTTGGTCAGGAGTTTGGAGAACTGGGAATGGACAGCGAAGGTTTCAGCGGAAGAGACGGACGGACTACGATATTCGATTACTGGAGCGTGGATACTATTCGTCGCTGGCGCAATGGCGGTAAGTTTGACGGCAAAATGCTGACCGAAGAGCATAAACGCCTGTACAGCATTTACCAAAGAGTACTTACGCTATGTAATGAAGAGACATCCATCGCCAAAGGAGTATTCTTCGACCTGATGTACGCCAATAAAAACGGATGGCGTTTCGACGAACATAAGCAATATACTTTTATGCGAAAGTATAAGAATGAATTGCTGTTCATCATCGTCAATTTCGATAGCCAACTGGTTGATGTAGCAATCAACGTACCTTCTCACGCGTTTGATTTCTTACAGATACCACAAATGGAAAAATATCAGGCTACAGACTTATTGACCGGTGCCAAAGAGGAAATCTGTTTATTGCCTTATAAAGCCACTGAGGTTTCCGTTGGAGCCTATAATGGGAAGATTCTGAAGATTACATTCTGA
- a CDS encoding patatin-like phospholipase family protein: MEVFTNNWNSRKYQIGYALSGGFIKGFAHLGVMQALLEHDIKPDIISGVSAGALAGVFYADGNEPHQVIEYFSGHKFQDLTKLVIPKKGLFDLCEFIDFLHTNLKAKNLEELQIPLIITATDLDHGRMVHFHRGSIAERVAASCCMPVMFAPVNIDGTNYVDGGLMMNLPVSTLRRICDKVVAVNVSPIMAQDYKMNIVSIAMRSFHFMFRANTFPEREKCDLLIEPYNLYGYSNTELEKAEEIFEQGYKIANDLLDQTLAEKGKIWK; the protein is encoded by the coding sequence ATGGAGGTATTCACAAATAACTGGAATAGCCGTAAATATCAGATAGGCTATGCTTTAAGCGGAGGATTTATTAAAGGATTTGCGCATTTGGGGGTGATGCAGGCTCTGCTGGAGCATGATATCAAACCGGACATTATCTCCGGAGTAAGTGCCGGTGCGCTTGCCGGAGTTTTTTATGCCGACGGAAATGAACCTCACCAAGTGATTGAATACTTCTCCGGCCATAAGTTTCAAGACCTGACAAAGTTAGTCATCCCCAAGAAAGGACTATTTGATCTCTGCGAATTTATTGACTTTCTCCATACCAATCTGAAGGCCAAGAATCTGGAAGAGTTGCAAATCCCCTTAATCATCACGGCTACCGATCTGGACCACGGACGTATGGTTCATTTCCACCGTGGCTCCATAGCCGAACGTGTGGCTGCTTCCTGCTGTATGCCTGTCATGTTTGCTCCGGTCAATATCGACGGAACCAATTACGTAGATGGCGGATTAATGATGAACCTTCCGGTCTCCACCCTTCGCAGAATATGCGACAAGGTGGTAGCCGTCAACGTAAGTCCCATCATGGCGCAAGACTATAAAATGAATATCGTAAGCATTGCCATGCGCTCCTTCCACTTTATGTTCCGTGCCAATACTTTCCCCGAAAGAGAAAAATGTGACTTGCTGATCGAGCCATACAACCTCTATGGATACAGCAACACCGAACTGGAAAAAGCAGAAGAAATCTTCGAGCAAGGTTATAAGATAGCCAATGACTTACTTGACCAGACACTGGCGGAAAAAGGGAAAATATGGAAGTAA
- a CDS encoding 4Fe-4S binding protein, whose protein sequence is MLRKIRIGISVVLFALITFYFLDFANILPNSFHRLAHIQFVPAVLSLSIGILIVLIALTLLFGRIYCSTICPMGIWQDVIARISKSVGKKKKRYRYSPAKNMLRWTVLGVTVIASVCGFSVVLGLLDPYSAYGRIVVHIFKPVYMLGNNLLESVFSRFDNYTFYQVDTSVLSLSSLLIAILTFAAILILAWKHGRTWCNTICPVGTVLGFLSRYSLFKVRIDTAKCNGCGLCATKCKAACIHSKEHAIDYSRCVDCFDCLGACKQKALVYAPASKGQQRSSATEKQPVATESSSVAADSSKRRFLLAGLATAGAAPTLLTKAQESIATMEGKKAYKKENPITPPGSVSQKRFQQHCTSCHLCVSKCPSHVLKPAFMEYGLGGVMQPTVSFEKGFCNFDCTVCSDVCPNGAIPPLTVEQKHLTQMGYVVFIEENCIVLTDGTSCGACSEHCPTQAIAMVPYKDGLTLPHVNTEICVGCGGCEYVCPARPFRAVYIEGNPVQKEAKPFKESEEHKVEIDDFGF, encoded by the coding sequence ATGTTAAGAAAGATACGTATCGGAATATCAGTCGTCCTTTTTGCACTGATTACTTTTTATTTTCTCGATTTTGCTAATATTCTGCCGAACAGTTTTCATCGATTGGCACATATACAGTTTGTCCCTGCCGTGCTATCTCTCAGCATAGGCATACTGATTGTACTGATTGCGTTAACCCTGTTGTTCGGACGTATCTATTGCTCTACCATCTGTCCGATGGGAATATGGCAGGATGTTATAGCACGCATTTCAAAGTCTGTGGGAAAGAAGAAAAAAAGATATCGGTACAGTCCTGCAAAGAATATGCTGAGATGGACCGTGCTCGGAGTGACTGTAATTGCCTCCGTATGCGGCTTCTCAGTGGTATTGGGATTGCTGGACCCGTATAGCGCATACGGACGCATTGTAGTACATATCTTCAAACCGGTGTATATGCTGGGAAACAACCTGCTGGAATCCGTATTTTCCAGATTCGACAACTACACGTTTTATCAGGTAGACACCTCGGTATTAAGCCTTTCTTCCCTTCTTATAGCGATACTGACCTTTGCCGCCATTCTTATATTAGCATGGAAACATGGACGCACGTGGTGTAATACCATTTGTCCGGTAGGTACGGTATTAGGATTTTTGAGCCGTTACTCTTTGTTCAAAGTCCGTATCGATACCGCAAAATGTAATGGTTGCGGACTTTGCGCTACCAAATGCAAAGCTGCCTGCATCCACAGCAAAGAACACGCTATTGACTATAGCCGCTGTGTAGACTGTTTCGACTGTCTCGGTGCCTGCAAACAGAAAGCGCTGGTTTACGCCCCTGCTTCAAAGGGACAACAACGTTCTTCCGCTACAGAAAAACAACCGGTGGCAACAGAATCATCTTCCGTTGCTGCAGATTCTTCCAAACGTCGTTTTCTGCTTGCCGGACTGGCTACTGCCGGAGCAGCTCCCACGCTTCTTACAAAGGCGCAAGAATCCATTGCGACGATGGAAGGCAAAAAGGCATACAAAAAAGAAAATCCGATTACTCCTCCGGGATCTGTCAGCCAGAAGCGTTTCCAGCAACATTGTACATCATGCCATCTTTGTGTCAGCAAATGCCCGTCGCATGTACTGAAACCCGCTTTCATGGAATACGGTCTGGGAGGTGTGATGCAGCCAACGGTCAGTTTCGAAAAAGGATTCTGTAATTTCGACTGTACCGTATGCAGCGATGTCTGTCCCAACGGTGCCATCCCTCCGTTGACGGTAGAACAGAAACATCTCACTCAGATGGGCTATGTCGTCTTTATAGAAGAAAATTGCATTGTCCTCACTGACGGAACCAGTTGCGGAGCCTGTTCAGAGCATTGTCCTACGCAAGCCATTGCTATGGTACCCTACAAAGACGGACTGACTCTTCCCCACGTCAATACAGAGATCTGCGTCGGATGTGGCGGCTGCGAATACGTCTGCCCTGCCCGCCCGTTCCGTGCCGTATATATCGAAGGAAACCCTGTGCAGAAAGAAGCGAAACCTTTCAAAGAATCAGAAGAACATAAAGTTGAGATAGACGATTTCGGATTCTAG